A segment of the Candidatus Kapaibacterium sp. genome:
TTAGCACCGTCTTTGAGGCTATTTCAAGTCTCGAATATGAAGTAGTAAAAAATGGCGCATCAGCCGCTGAAGTTGAGCTCGCAAATTCAACTCTCGCACGTTTGACATCAAACAATCTCATTAAGCAAATTGTTTGGAGCATGTTTTATGGCAATCAGTATCTGAATGTGATATGGAAAAAGGATAAATACTACGAAATTGACAAAGTTATTGAGCTCCCTCACAATGCTTTTTTCTACGATATAGACAGAGTTTTAAAAATCATAACTAAACCAAGTGATATTAACGGTCAGGAAATCGAACCTTATCGCTTAATTTCGCCAACTTATGAGCCAAGCTGGGAGAATCCATATGGTAACGGATTGTTCCTAAATTGCTACAAAAAAGTATTTATCAAAAACAATGTTGCAGATTTCTGGACTATCTTTACCGAAATTCACGGCTCGCCGGGTGTCAAAGGAACATTTACTCAAGCAGCAGCAAGCTTGATGAACATGGACATAGAGACTTTCACAGAGTGGTTTAATGATTTGCTTGGCAAGATGGTGCAGCAAAAAGTTATCACTCACCCGGAAGGCACGGAGGTTGACTTATTCCCATCAGGCTCAATCGGTAGTGCAGATATTTATGGCAGACTCATTGACTATTGCAACACGGAGTTATCTATTCTTATCCTTGGTCATGAAGGCGCATCATCATCAACACCCGGAAAACTCGGAAGTGAGGATATGGCGCTATCTGCTAAAGTTGATAGGATAGAGGCATATACTAAATTTCTGATTCAACATATCAACACTCTTTTGCGTTGGCAGCATGAGTTAAATTTTCCGGGACAAAAACATTGCACAATTCGATTTTTCCAACTCGACGATATGGAGAAGTATCAAGCTAAAGCAGATTTATTGACCTCGCTGTCAGCAATTGGATTCACGCCAAACGAAGATTACATCGAAACTGAGTTCAATATTGATAAGAAATACTTCACTTTGAATAAGAGTCCACAGATTATTGAAGCTCCCACAGAGGCACCGGCTGAGAAAGAAACAGTAAAGAAAAACTTTATTCCGCTTCCTGTTCAAAACATACGCAATGAAAATGATGAAGAGACTGAAACTTTGGAGGATCAGTTCGCCGAGCATGTACTAACTTCAATGGAATTCAAAAGTTTGAAAGATGCCACTATCGAAACTATCGCCAAATTTGTTGACGATGCAGAATCTTACGAAGAACTCGAAGATAAACTTTTCAATGTTTATGATGATTTGAATATTCAGGACAAAAAAGACTTCGTTTATCGCATGATGACAGTAATGAATGCTTATGGTTACCACCAATCGGAGATAGACTAATGGATATCGAATTTAAAGATTTAATAATCGCTTTCGAGAAGGACCCGAAAGAAGTGAGGGATTACTTCGAATCACTCGGCATCGTGCTTTCCGATGATTGGGAAGACTTCCTAAAACAGTTTGAGAAAGATGCTTTCAAAATTGCAGGAGTAAACAACGCAAATCACCTGATGGATGCCAAGAAGTTAATTTCCGATGCTATCGCAAACGGCACACCTCTAAGTGATTTCAAGAAACAGTTCCGGCAGAGCATGAATCTGAGAGCATGGCACGCTGACCTCGTCGTTACGCAAAACATCTCTAACGCTTACAATGGTGGACGATTCCAACAACAGAGTGAAGATGTTGATTACTTTCCTTACCTGCAACCAATTACGATGAATGATAAGAAGTCCACGCCCGGATGCAAGTGGCTTGACGAGCAAAACATCTGCTTTAAAATTAAGGATAAAAATCTTAAGCTGATGTATTCTCCACGACACTTTCATTGCCGTACTATCTATGTTTCCATCACCGAAAAACAACGAGAGCGTGAAGGATTGACAGTAAAGGAAATATCAACAATACCTAAAAAATACTTGAACGCTCCTGAGTTTCGCAAATTGCCGAACACAGCATTTGAGCCTGATTTGTCAGGCTTTCCAAAGGAATTAAAGGAGAAAATAAAGCAATGAGTGAGAACACTAAATTCAGATTTGAAATCTTGGCTGATGAAGCTCGCAATGCTATCCGAGCGATGGTGGCAAAAGAAATAGACCTTTATCCGTTTTACAATAGAGTTGGCAAACTTTTACTTACAGCTGTAAGTAAACAGTTTATAAAAATCGGTGGCTATTTCCCAAATAACAAAAAATGGGAGAAGCTCGCTCCTTCTACAAGAATGGATAGGAAACGAAAAGGATACACACCTATACGTATTTTGCGAAGAACAGCAGGTGATGCCGGACTGCTTGGCTCTATCAACTACTCAGCATCACGTGAAGGGGTTACTATCGGAACCAACGTCCCGTATGCAGTTCATCTGCATTACGGGACTCGGTTCATGCCGGCTCGACAAATATTTCCCGAAGACGGTTTGCCGGACGAAGTTCTCGAAGATATAGCAGATGCTTTTTTAGATTTCTATGTTAAAGTTTTTAAATAGCTCTAAGTTTGTGCTTAGAGTATTTCTACATATCCGCTTTCGATTAGATCCGCAACAAAAGAACCTGTTGTTCGGTTGTTTATTTCCTTGCTTTTATCCACCATCACTCTCTCAGCAAGTTGCTGCATGAAATCCTTGATGTTTTCACAGTAACCAAACATTGAGGATTCGTTAAGCTTCTGGACGAACTCATCAGCGTTTTTTGCTTCGATGAGTTCGCCTGTGTTCAATTTGTAAATCATTTTATACTCCAAATAATAATAAATAAATAATTAAGCTAATTCTTGCTTTCTACTTCTAAAATAAGCAATTGTTTGTTCATCTAAAAAATTATCGAATTCATTCTCGTTCTCAGTTTGGAAAGTTCCTTGCTTGGAAAATTCAATCAATCTCGCTAAAAATTTTATCCAGTTGCTTACTTTCTTGAAATCAACTGTCCCGCCATGCTGTCTGAATTCTACCGAACCGTGTCTCCAAAATGCACTCGCATTGATTTTATAATATCTGCTGTCTCCGGTTATCTTCCTGTGCAATGCTTTCACGCTGTCAACAATGTTTCCCAAGTTCCGGGCTGCTTTAATCTTTGTTTCAAATTCCGAAACTCTCATGCTTTGGCAATAAGTGTTGTTGTTGGCTCTTCTCGAATTTGGCATGATTGAATCAATGTGCTTTTCAATCTTTGCGTAATTGATGAACAAATTTTTCCAAGTTTGAAATTCAAAATCTCTTGCATCAAGGTGAATGTGCAATCCGCATGTTCTGTTTACTCTCCCTTCCAATCCTCTCGCAATAAGCATCACGGTCTTTAACTCTGCCAATCCTTGTGTCCCTTCCAAAATCGGGCTTACCAATTCGAGGCTGTTGTTTCCTGATATCGAACCGTCTGAAGTAATTTTCCAATATCCTGTGTTCGATGTTAATCTTTGTCCTTCTCTAATTGGAATTCCGGCATTTGCTAATTCGGTTCGTAATTCATCTCTGCTTACTCCGAACATTTCAATTTCTACTCCAAAGCGATGGTTGAATGTAAAGCTTTCCAATCTGAAGCCTCTGTGAATCGCTTCTCTTAATTCCCTTCTCCCTCTGGTTCTAATCCTCTCAGGAAAAATGTTTGCAAAAACATTCTGAACGAAACCGTAGTTTGTTCCTACTAACTCTGCAACTTGCTGTCTGCTCAAGCCAAGTCTCAAAAGTTGTTCAATCTTCCATGTCTTGGTTTGATTGCTGTTTAAAATTTCTTGTTGTGTCATTGTGTTAAGTCCTCTAATTCTAATTGTTTAACATTTTCTATGTCTAACTTAACACATTAATTTAACACACGCAAGTTATAAATCTATATAAATCAACTATTTAAGAAAATAAACAAAACTTTATTTTCACAGATTTTCAATTAACGGCACAGCATATGATGGCAAATAAAATATTTTAAAATAAATCAAACAAATCTACATAAATAGTTGATTTATATAGACTTATCACATTATAAAACTTGCACAAGTCATTATATTGGTTTACATTAGACATGTAATTAATCAACAATACGAATTATTAAAGGATTTAAAATGAAAAACTTAAGAACAACACTCACAGCAACCTTCGAATGGGAAACCGAAGAGTACAACGAACAATTAGACGATTTCCAAATGGTAACAAAATCATGCGAATATTCATGGGAAATCGAAATTGAAAACGAATGGGGCATCAAAGAATATTGCATCGAAATTCACTATGTCTCTGGAGATTCTTTTGACGAAGAGATTGAAGAAAAAATTAGAGAATTGGTTTTTGACGAAGAATGTAATTAAAACAACAGCCAAGACAAAAAGCCCCGAAAGGGGCTTGTCTTTTGCCAAAAATTGACAAGCCAAAACTTGGCAAGTCAGATTTTACAAAGTAATTTGCGAACCTCTCGCAATGGACGATTTATTTCTTGTGAAATCTGATATTCAGTTTTCTTATCCATCGGTTTGCCACTGTACCGCGTTTTCAAATAATCAACAAGCAGTTCATCCATGAACCTGGTCGATGGTATGTGTAGTGTCAATCCGTCAAATCTTGCGAGTAATTTTCTTGCTGTTTGGAGGTCTATCACTTCAGCAACAAGCTGGATATCCCCTGATAGATGCTCCATTTTCAGGTTGTCTAAAATCTCCTCTTTAAGTTCCATGTGTTGGTTTCTCCTGTCGCCAATTATGTTTAACATCAATATCAGTCAACGTCACGTCGGCTTGTGTAGTTTCGACACTTTTGCAATCTTCTCTTCCGGCAGATTATCTACTGCCATTTCAAGAATTTTTGTAACGTTGACCCCATACTTTTTCTTAAGCTGTGAAAGCTTATATTTTGTTGTGTTGCTACATCCAACTGCTGTACCCATGACATCCTCCTCAAAAAATTTGATAAACTCATTGAAGCTCGAAGTGACAATCGTCTGACCTCCTGCCTCCTTAATTTGTTCGAGATTGTAGCATTGCAGAGCTGTTGCTTTGTTTCCGGGTGACTTGACTTCAACAGCAAAATACTGTCCCTGCCAACATCCGATTATGTCGGGAACACCATTTCGGTTTGACACAACGGTTTTCACAATGTAAGCACCGGTTGCTTTGAGATGCTTCAGAATCTTGCTTTGCAATGCTTTCTCTGTCATCTCACTCCTCGAACACCAAACCTAATGATTTCAAAGTATCAGCCATCGAAACTCCGCCAACAAATACATGCCTCAGCAATCTTCCAAAACTATCCATGTTCGGCTCAGTAAAATCACGATGGATTTTTACCTGCCGATTAAGCATGAATTGATTCGCAAAGTTCTCAGCCATGAACCCGAGAGCAAGAGCCGAGTCAACAGTTATTTGTTTTGCCTCAGCTTGATCGCGTAATCTTTGAGTATTCCTAACCTCAAAGCAATCAATGTTGAGCAAACGAATCGTTATCGTGTCCGCACCAAGCCCGAATTTGTAAGTATCTCCATCGATGACACGTGAAATCGTTACTGTAGATATACTATCCACAAATGGATTTTCGCAATCACACTCGGTCACATTCACAACATCACTACAAGATGTTAAAATCAATAATGCTACAATTATCGAAAGCAAAAATCTCATAAACCCTCCGTTACCGCAAGAAAATCTTTTTTAAAATATTTCGTAGTGTAGTCCAATTTATTTTTAACAGCTTGATAAATCTTTTCTTCAATTCCATTTTCCGAGAACAAATAATGCACTTCAGGAAGACTTTTTCTATCAAAACTTTGCAATCTTGCTCGTGACTGCCAGTAATTCGTAGCTGAAAAATCAATGTTGTAAAAAATCAGAATATCTGCTGTTTTCAAATTGATTCCCATAGCACCTGCTTGAATCTGACAAACAAAAACCTTGTCTGTTGCATTAAATTCCAGGGGGTCACTCGTG
Coding sequences within it:
- a CDS encoding amidoligase family protein, which translates into the protein MTQQEILNSNQTKTWKIEQLLRLGLSRQQVAELVGTNYGFVQNVFANIFPERIRTRGRRELREAIHRGFRLESFTFNHRFGVEIEMFGVSRDELRTELANAGIPIREGQRLTSNTGYWKITSDGSISGNNSLELVSPILEGTQGLAELKTVMLIARGLEGRVNRTCGLHIHLDARDFEFQTWKNLFINYAKIEKHIDSIMPNSRRANNNTYCQSMRVSEFETKIKAARNLGNIVDSVKALHRKITGDSRYYKINASAFWRHGSVEFRQHGGTVDFKKVSNWIKFLARLIEFSKQGTFQTENENEFDNFLDEQTIAYFRSRKQELA
- a CDS encoding VRR-NUC domain-containing protein; the encoded protein is MTEKALQSKILKHLKATGAYIVKTVVSNRNGVPDIIGCWQGQYFAVEVKSPGNKATALQCYNLEQIKEAGGQTIVTSSFNEFIKFFEEDVMGTAVGCSNTTKYKLSQLKKKYGVNVTKILEMAVDNLPEEKIAKVSKLHKPT
- a CDS encoding phage head morphogenesis protein gives rise to the protein MDIEFKDLIIAFEKDPKEVRDYFESLGIVLSDDWEDFLKQFEKDAFKIAGVNNANHLMDAKKLISDAIANGTPLSDFKKQFRQSMNLRAWHADLVVTQNISNAYNGGRFQQQSEDVDYFPYLQPITMNDKKSTPGCKWLDEQNICFKIKDKNLKLMYSPRHFHCRTIYVSITEKQREREGLTVKEISTIPKKYLNAPEFRKLPNTAFEPDLSGFPKELKEKIKQ
- a CDS encoding DUF935 domain-containing protein, whose translation is MEKNDFTKSINVIKNKVEKKSTITDRLETLNDTYSRYNKLLPNPNKLLRQRGHDIFQEVLMDAFVRGCVSTVFEAISSLEYEVVKNGASAAEVELANSTLARLTSNNLIKQIVWSMFYGNQYLNVIWKKDKYYEIDKVIELPHNAFFYDIDRVLKIITKPSDINGQEIEPYRLISPTYEPSWENPYGNGLFLNCYKKVFIKNNVADFWTIFTEIHGSPGVKGTFTQAAASLMNMDIETFTEWFNDLLGKMVQQKVITHPEGTEVDLFPSGSIGSADIYGRLIDYCNTELSILILGHEGASSSTPGKLGSEDMALSAKVDRIEAYTKFLIQHINTLLRWQHELNFPGQKHCTIRFFQLDDMEKYQAKADLLTSLSAIGFTPNEDYIETEFNIDKKYFTLNKSPQIIEAPTEAPAEKETVKKNFIPLPVQNIRNENDEETETLEDQFAEHVLTSMEFKSLKDATIETIAKFVDDAESYEELEDKLFNVYDDLNIQDKKDFVYRMMTVMNAYGYHQSEID
- a CDS encoding phage virion morphogenesis protein yields the protein MSENTKFRFEILADEARNAIRAMVAKEIDLYPFYNRVGKLLLTAVSKQFIKIGGYFPNNKKWEKLAPSTRMDRKRKGYTPIRILRRTAGDAGLLGSINYSASREGVTIGTNVPYAVHLHYGTRFMPARQIFPEDGLPDEVLEDIADAFLDFYVKVFK